A section of the Euryarchaeota archaeon genome encodes:
- a CDS encoding DNA primase large subunit PriL — MDPDLSLFARYPFMRGASQRVKDGGPSVDDLLFDLAYERARTRGAERARSAVVAGDIPGADPATPSEALIEILSYVVARMIVSCTGDKYGARRLALAESKALSTRLHKDDATAAKRVAEELGIEVSGNGQLDVHFTTYVQYASRFKDPTWKLVNQRLSGGFVSIEPEKLARLCEEALRLKIESELPIEPSDDIVRAFHAPVAELKSILEGRRLKFEGSGLKRVELSALPPCMKRILGQLQAGENAPHMARFAITSFLHTAGMDTEEIMRLFSTAPDFKEDKTRYQVEHITGKSSGTEYSPPTCATMQTWGICPLEEMDARCNHPTVTSPMGYYRWAARDVTRKQVAVQPDEKPLAATAEAPAVTQSKE; from the coding sequence GTGGACCCCGACCTTTCCTTGTTCGCTCGCTACCCCTTCATGCGGGGCGCTTCCCAGAGGGTGAAGGACGGTGGCCCGTCGGTCGACGATCTCCTGTTCGACCTTGCGTACGAGCGGGCGCGCACTCGTGGGGCGGAACGCGCGCGTAGCGCCGTCGTGGCGGGCGATATCCCGGGCGCGGACCCCGCGACCCCTTCCGAGGCATTGATCGAGATCCTTTCCTACGTCGTCGCGCGGATGATCGTTTCCTGTACTGGCGACAAGTATGGTGCCCGGCGTCTGGCCCTTGCAGAGTCGAAGGCCTTGAGCACGCGCCTTCACAAGGACGATGCGACCGCCGCCAAACGGGTGGCCGAGGAGCTCGGGATCGAGGTGTCGGGGAACGGTCAGTTGGATGTCCACTTCACGACCTACGTCCAGTACGCGTCGCGTTTCAAGGACCCGACGTGGAAGCTCGTGAACCAACGGTTATCCGGTGGATTCGTTTCGATCGAGCCGGAAAAGCTTGCCAGGCTCTGCGAGGAGGCGTTGCGGCTGAAGATCGAGTCCGAACTCCCGATCGAGCCTTCCGACGACATCGTCAGGGCGTTTCATGCGCCCGTGGCGGAATTGAAATCGATCCTCGAAGGCCGTCGCCTGAAGTTCGAGGGAAGCGGCCTCAAACGCGTGGAACTTTCGGCGCTGCCACCGTGCATGAAGCGGATACTCGGGCAACTCCAAGCGGGCGAGAACGCCCCGCACATGGCCCGCTTCGCGATCACGAGTTTTCTCCATACGGCCGGCATGGACACGGAGGAGATCATGCGCCTCTTCTCGACGGCCCCCGACTTCAAGGAGGACAAGACGCGCTACCAGGTGGAGCACATCACTGGAAAATCCAGCGGCACCGAATATTCACCGCCGACTTGCGCTACGATGCAGACGTGGGGCATCTGCCCGTTGGAGGAGATGGATGCAAGATGCAACCACCCGACGGTGACGAGCCCGATGGGATACTACAGGTGGGCGGCTAGGGATGTTACCCGTAAACAGGTTGCCGTCCAACCCGACGAAAAACCCCTCGCGGCCACGGCAGAAGCCCCCGCGGTCACCCAATCGAAGGAATAA
- a CDS encoding DUF99 family protein — MKPDSRVLGIDDAPFSFSDPSVPIVGVVMRGGGYIDAVLKSSVTVDGTDSTERLIDMIGKSRYKEQPKAVFLDGAALGGFNVVDVEALHDAIDVPVVTVTRDEPDIAAMEKALKTRFPDWKERLEKLGTEGLEPFSTAHSPIHVRRVGIERAETEELLKLFTFQGVVPEPLRVAHLIATAMVEGESRGRA, encoded by the coding sequence GTGAAGCCGGATTCCCGCGTCCTCGGGATCGACGATGCCCCGTTCAGCTTCTCGGACCCCTCGGTGCCGATAGTAGGCGTCGTGATGCGCGGCGGCGGCTACATCGATGCCGTCCTCAAGTCCAGCGTCACGGTCGATGGCACGGATTCCACGGAGCGCCTCATCGACATGATAGGCAAGTCCCGCTACAAGGAGCAACCGAAGGCCGTCTTCCTCGACGGAGCGGCGCTCGGAGGCTTCAACGTCGTCGACGTGGAGGCGCTCCACGATGCAATAGATGTTCCCGTCGTGACGGTCACGCGCGACGAGCCGGACATCGCGGCGATGGAGAAGGCGCTGAAGACCCGGTTTCCGGATTGGAAGGAACGGCTTGAAAAACTGGGGACCGAGGGGCTCGAGCCCTTTTCGACGGCCCATTCGCCAATCCATGTCCGGAGGGTGGGAATCGAACGCGCGGAGACCGAGGAACTCTTGAAGCTGTTCACATTCCAAGGCGTCGTTCCGGAGCCGCTTCGAGTAGCGCATCTCATCGCGACCGCGATGGTGGAAGGGGAATCGAGGGGCCGCGCCTAG
- a CDS encoding DNA cytosine methyltransferase, translating into MHDAAVPARGKKFTVVDLFAGAGGFSRGFHDAGFKTIAAVEGFRPVAAAYSENFPDVQVIVDDIKRVDFTKVPKPDVVIGSPPCEPFTAANRDRYKDPLDRLYKDKIGGLVYYFAQALKVLEPKAFVMENVPQMIDGELRYEIGRMLRGSGFPDVNFNIVRCEEHGLPSHRTRLFASNVKLELPLQEPPTVLEAIKDLESLEVDVANHQELPPTRRERGRIEELDEGHSIYHYKSATGKVYGHKTRIRPDDIAPTVMGSSRFIHPLQNRYLTVREHARLMTFPDDHVFSGGRNTQYDEVGEAVPPLTARLIAEKVRAFLESTDAE; encoded by the coding sequence ATGCATGACGCCGCCGTGCCGGCGCGCGGGAAGAAGTTCACGGTCGTAGACCTCTTCGCCGGAGCCGGCGGCTTCTCGCGTGGCTTCCACGACGCGGGATTCAAGACCATCGCCGCCGTCGAGGGCTTTCGCCCCGTCGCCGCCGCGTACTCCGAGAATTTCCCCGACGTCCAGGTGATCGTCGACGACATCAAGCGCGTGGATTTCACGAAGGTCCCGAAACCGGACGTGGTCATCGGGAGTCCACCGTGCGAACCGTTCACGGCGGCCAACAGGGACCGGTATAAGGACCCGCTCGACAGGTTGTACAAGGACAAGATCGGCGGCCTCGTCTACTACTTCGCGCAGGCCTTGAAGGTACTGGAACCCAAGGCGTTCGTCATGGAGAACGTGCCCCAGATGATCGACGGCGAGCTTCGCTATGAGATAGGACGGATGCTACGCGGCTCCGGCTTTCCCGACGTGAACTTCAACATCGTGCGCTGCGAGGAGCATGGGCTCCCAAGCCACAGGACGCGACTGTTCGCTTCCAACGTGAAGCTCGAACTGCCGCTTCAGGAGCCCCCGACCGTCCTTGAGGCGATCAAGGACCTTGAAAGCCTTGAGGTCGACGTCGCGAACCATCAGGAGCTTCCGCCGACGCGCCGCGAACGCGGTCGTATAGAGGAGTTGGACGAAGGTCACTCCATATACCATTACAAATCGGCGACGGGAAAGGTCTATGGTCACAAGACGCGGATCCGACCAGATGATATCGCGCCGACGGTGATGGGAAGCAGCCGGTTCATCCACCCGTTGCAAAACCGGTATCTGACGGTGCGAGAGCATGCCCGCTTGATGACGTTCCCGGACGACCACGTCTTCTCGGGGGGAAGGAACACGCAATACGACGAAGTAGGCGAAGCGGTGCCGCCCTTGACGGCAAGGCTCATAGCGGAAAAGGTCCGCGCCTTCCTGGAATCGACCGATGCAGAATGA
- a CDS encoding bifunctional phosphoglucose/phosphomannose isomerase, with product MQDDQAPMTSIDRSGMLKVLSDFPHQLEKAREIGRSYQPTFKGKFDWILFTGMGGSAIGGHMASSLLKSVSDVPVTVNRNYTVPTWIGSRSLVIAISYSGETEETIAAAKEALKRGSRVVAVCSGGTLAQVVKRGKGDAIIVPDGLQPRAALGLLTIPPLYALEKFGLMKADDRVRDAIKVVSDVSTRIRPDVPKERNESKKLAAEIQGTTPVIYGVGPYTSVARRIANQMSENAKVMAFAGALPEMDHNDLVGWSGEDKARHFSATFITDGTEGSQMKARLEMTRRLIGKRAKVLEIKPEGRRLLSKILSATHVGDFASVYVALQRGIDPTPVDVIGELKSGLAEAARKKDAGAN from the coding sequence ATGCAAGATGACCAAGCGCCGATGACCTCCATTGACAGGTCGGGGATGCTCAAAGTCCTCTCCGATTTCCCGCACCAGTTGGAGAAGGCGCGCGAGATTGGGCGTTCGTACCAGCCGACCTTCAAAGGCAAGTTCGATTGGATACTCTTCACGGGGATGGGCGGGTCCGCCATCGGCGGCCACATGGCGTCGTCCCTGCTCAAGTCCGTTTCCGACGTCCCGGTGACCGTCAATCGCAATTACACGGTCCCCACGTGGATCGGGAGCAGGTCGCTCGTCATCGCGATCTCCTACTCGGGCGAGACGGAGGAGACCATAGCAGCCGCGAAAGAGGCCTTGAAGCGTGGGTCGAGAGTCGTCGCCGTCTGTTCGGGCGGGACCCTGGCCCAGGTCGTGAAGAGGGGCAAGGGCGACGCGATAATCGTCCCCGATGGGCTCCAACCGCGTGCAGCGCTCGGGCTTCTCACCATCCCGCCGCTCTACGCGCTCGAGAAATTCGGTCTCATGAAAGCCGATGACCGCGTTCGCGACGCCATCAAGGTCGTCTCCGACGTGAGCACGAGGATCAGGCCTGATGTCCCGAAAGAAAGGAACGAATCGAAGAAACTCGCCGCCGAGATACAAGGCACGACACCGGTCATCTACGGCGTAGGACCATACACGTCGGTCGCGCGGCGGATCGCCAACCAGATGAGCGAGAACGCGAAGGTGATGGCGTTTGCCGGAGCGCTTCCCGAGATGGACCACAACGATCTCGTCGGTTGGTCCGGCGAGGACAAGGCCCGCCATTTCTCAGCCACGTTCATCACGGACGGCACCGAGGGCTCCCAGATGAAGGCGCGCCTCGAAATGACGCGACGGCTCATCGGTAAGCGAGCCAAGGTGCTGGAGATCAAGCCCGAGGGAAGGCGCCTCCTGTCCAAGATACTCTCCGCGACACACGTCGGCGACTTCGCGAGCGTCTACGTCGCGCTCCAACGCGGCATCGATCCGACACCGGTCGATGTGATCGGCGAGTTGAAGAGCGGTCTCGCGGAAGCCGCGCGCAAGAAGGACGCGGGCGCCAACTAG
- a CDS encoding cupin domain-containing protein, whose amino-acid sequence MAFPACVTNLPEGALLPGLRCNVHQGEKSQVIFIEALADVTVPPHTHSEEWGIIVSGEIETTINGKKETRRTGMEHHIPANVVHSFTWRKGARAVLIFDEPQRVKMK is encoded by the coding sequence ATGGCCTTTCCAGCCTGTGTCACGAACCTCCCCGAGGGGGCGCTTCTCCCGGGGCTACGCTGCAATGTCCATCAGGGCGAGAAAAGCCAGGTCATATTCATCGAGGCGCTGGCGGACGTCACTGTTCCGCCCCACACGCACTCCGAGGAATGGGGGATAATCGTTTCCGGCGAGATAGAGACAACAATCAACGGCAAGAAGGAGACGCGCCGGACGGGAATGGAACATCACATCCCGGCAAACGTGGTCCATTCCTTCACGTGGAGGAAGGGTGCACGGGCCGTCTTGATCTTTGACGAGCCCCAACGGGTGAAGATGAAGTGA
- a CDS encoding DUF47 domain-containing protein, whose amino-acid sequence MGIKEFLVPQDRAFFDLLSAEADNAVVGADALVALLHDYKDVGEARRSLKDIEHKGDQIVHDIYEELNRTFITPIDREDITRIASSVDDVLDFTYATANHLYLFEIKESNPRLVKLAEILAAQSRHLATAVKEIRNIKNRGTIRKALIEINRLENDADEVTNEAIADLFRHDDVKHIIKMRTIYEYLEQATDKCEDAADVISDLLVKNA is encoded by the coding sequence ATGGGGATAAAGGAATTCTTGGTGCCGCAGGACAGGGCGTTTTTCGATCTCCTGTCGGCCGAGGCGGACAACGCCGTCGTCGGCGCTGATGCGTTGGTGGCGCTTCTCCACGATTACAAGGACGTCGGCGAAGCGAGACGAAGCCTCAAGGATATCGAACACAAGGGCGATCAGATCGTCCACGACATCTACGAGGAACTGAACCGGACGTTCATCACGCCTATCGACCGGGAGGACATCACACGCATCGCGTCGTCCGTCGACGATGTGCTTGACTTCACGTACGCGACGGCGAACCACCTCTATCTCTTCGAGATCAAGGAATCGAACCCGAGGCTCGTGAAGCTCGCCGAGATCCTGGCCGCGCAAAGCCGTCACCTGGCGACCGCCGTCAAAGAGATCAGGAACATCAAAAACCGCGGGACCATCAGGAAGGCGCTCATTGAGATCAATCGGCTGGAAAACGACGCCGATGAGGTGACCAATGAGGCCATCGCCGACCTTTTCCGCCACGACGACGTGAAACACATAATCAAGATGCGTACGATCTACGAGTACCTCGAGCAGGCCACGGACAAGTGCGAGGACGCGGCCGACGTGATAAGCGACCTTCTCGTGAAGAACGCGTGA
- a CDS encoding arsenate reductase ArsC: MERPRILFACVGNRCRSQMAEALCRSLAGDNVDCKSGGSAPAQSVAPHSVEVLRERGVALVGARPKAIDEPFARRANIIVTMGCGADSFGSSTSSSAAPAASGGEDACPAFAGKRIVDWGLEDPIGGPLETYRRVRDEIEKRLVHLLKVENIL, from the coding sequence TTGGAGCGGCCGAGGATACTCTTCGCTTGCGTCGGGAACCGTTGCCGGAGCCAGATGGCCGAGGCCCTCTGTCGCTCCCTTGCGGGGGACAATGTGGATTGTAAGAGCGGCGGAAGTGCCCCCGCCCAAAGCGTCGCGCCGCATTCGGTCGAGGTCCTCCGGGAGCGTGGAGTCGCCCTGGTGGGAGCCCGACCCAAGGCGATTGATGAGCCCTTCGCTAGGCGCGCGAACATCATCGTCACCATGGGGTGCGGCGCGGACTCGTTCGGCTCGTCCACTTCGTCCTCGGCCGCCCCAGCGGCCTCCGGCGGCGAGGACGCCTGTCCCGCTTTCGCAGGAAAGCGGATAGTGGATTGGGGCCTTGAAGACCCTATCGGTGGACCTTTGGAGACTTACCGAAGGGTGCGCGATGAGATCGAAAAACGCTTGGTCCATCTTCTAAAGGTCGAAAACATCCTTTGA
- a CDS encoding helix-turn-helix transcriptional regulator, with translation MAETRERDLMPKIDFRTHPAARGAVEELEKEFEPVLKSSGRFSIHVGRVFSNLARENLGDALAGITTAAQPIFQKWTLEMVYLLALSESVRFKDFKNGLKGISSRTLSLKLFQLERLGIVTRELHDERPVRVEYRLTDKGRHLAALTVPVVFYVYMQFPEAANLASERARPSKTDDAAIEGDAAGDPGPGPTPARRNSAIGDR, from the coding sequence GTGGCAGAGACAAGAGAGCGTGACCTCATGCCGAAGATCGATTTCCGCACACACCCCGCCGCTCGCGGCGCCGTTGAAGAGTTGGAGAAGGAGTTCGAGCCCGTCTTGAAAAGCAGCGGCCGCTTCTCCATCCACGTTGGCCGCGTCTTCAGCAATCTCGCCCGTGAGAACCTTGGAGATGCGCTGGCCGGGATAACCACGGCGGCGCAACCGATATTCCAGAAATGGACGCTCGAGATGGTCTACTTGCTTGCGCTGTCGGAAAGCGTACGGTTCAAGGACTTCAAGAACGGCCTCAAAGGCATCTCGTCTCGCACGCTGTCCCTGAAACTGTTCCAACTAGAGCGCTTGGGGATAGTCACGCGCGAACTCCACGATGAAAGACCGGTTCGCGTCGAATATAGATTGACGGACAAGGGAAGGCATCTCGCCGCGCTCACCGTGCCCGTCGTCTTCTACGTCTACATGCAGTTCCCCGAGGCCGCAAACCTCGCGAGCGAACGTGCACGTCCGAGCAAGACGGACGACGCGGCGATCGAAGGCGACGCGGCGGGCGACCCGGGACCCGGCCCGACGCCGGCCAGACGTAATAGTGCCATCGGTGACCGGTGA
- a CDS encoding DUF531 family protein — protein sequence MTGRLTIGLFNSYDPRRFHEAHRRALARAAPLALAFDANLAAFGFPFDEGRKRERPGAPDLRTPIDVAKFVAESTSIGEGGAYFIELAEKGRFAHYPFPDPGYPPQLGEIVLTTSKPHAGKARTPAQIAATLASRKSVCLVFGLGPHGMPEKEKTRFSGHLDATGGGYSLETCTALGVVVGSVMARVEGAKR from the coding sequence ATGACCGGGCGGCTCACAATCGGCCTCTTCAACAGCTACGACCCGCGCAGGTTCCATGAGGCGCACCGTAGGGCGCTTGCACGCGCTGCCCCCTTGGCGCTAGCTTTTGACGCAAACCTCGCCGCGTTCGGCTTCCCCTTCGACGAGGGCCGCAAGCGCGAACGCCCCGGTGCGCCGGATCTACGGACCCCCATCGATGTGGCGAAGTTCGTGGCAGAGTCGACGAGCATCGGCGAAGGCGGCGCTTACTTCATAGAACTGGCGGAGAAGGGACGGTTCGCGCATTATCCGTTTCCGGACCCAGGATATCCGCCGCAACTCGGCGAAATCGTGCTCACGACTTCGAAGCCGCACGCGGGAAAAGCACGAACCCCCGCCCAGATCGCCGCGACTCTCGCCTCCAGAAAAAGCGTTTGCCTCGTCTTCGGACTCGGGCCCCACGGGATGCCGGAGAAGGAGAAAACGCGATTCAGTGGACACTTGGACGCGACGGGCGGGGGTTACTCTTTGGAGACGTGCACGGCGCTCGGCGTCGTCGTGGGCTCGGTGATGGCGAGGGTGGAAGGGGCGAAGCGATGA
- a CDS encoding NUDIX hydrolase → MNHHTTPAENEEDEVWGRKVTVDALAIVGDGLVLVLRDRPPFEGHWALPGGFVDRHETCEAAVVRELAEETGLRGSVRRLLGVYSKPSRDEARRTVALAYEIDVVGGTLQGGDDAREARVFPLDALPPLAFDHGEMVADLKSGLREGKSKPR, encoded by the coding sequence ATGAATCATCACACGACGCCTGCGGAAAACGAGGAGGACGAGGTCTGGGGGAGAAAAGTCACGGTCGATGCGCTGGCCATCGTGGGCGACGGGTTGGTGCTGGTGCTACGCGACCGGCCGCCGTTTGAAGGCCATTGGGCCCTTCCCGGCGGCTTCGTGGACCGGCACGAGACGTGCGAAGCCGCCGTGGTCCGTGAACTTGCCGAGGAGACGGGCCTACGCGGGAGCGTGAGGCGGCTCCTCGGCGTCTATTCGAAACCGTCGCGCGACGAAGCGAGGCGGACCGTGGCGCTTGCTTACGAGATCGACGTGGTGGGCGGGACGCTCCAAGGCGGGGATGATGCCCGGGAAGCCAGAGTGTTCCCCCTCGACGCCCTCCCACCGCTCGCGTTCGATCATGGAGAGATGGTGGCGGATCTAAAGAGCGGACTCAGGGAAGGGAAGTCAAAGCCCCGATAA
- a CDS encoding transcription factor S, protein MFCPTHKSILSRKDGKPYCGKCEKFYPAGGSLIVSEKAHDKEITVIEKMPDILPITKDVECPNCGNYEATWMLRQTRKSDEAETMFLECVKCRHRWRRY, encoded by the coding sequence ATGTTCTGTCCCACTCACAAAAGCATCCTCTCTCGCAAGGACGGCAAACCCTATTGCGGGAAGTGCGAGAAATTCTACCCTGCGGGCGGGTCCCTCATAGTCAGCGAGAAAGCGCACGACAAGGAGATCACGGTCATCGAGAAGATGCCGGACATCCTTCCCATCACGAAGGACGTGGAATGCCCGAACTGCGGCAACTACGAAGCCACTTGGATGTTGCGGCAGACGCGTAAGTCAGATGAGGCGGAGACGATGTTCCTCGAATGCGTCAAATGCCGACATCGGTGGAGAAGGTACTGA
- a CDS encoding AbrB/MazE/SpoVT family DNA-binding domain-containing protein has protein sequence MVESRALQFTGGATYALSLPKDWVTGSGLGKGDRIVISRQPDGSLVLRADSQTRTARTPKVIESAGEPGAHLLRRLIGAYVAGHGTIEVRFKGKMDPGLKRVTRDFAKTAIGPEIVEETTNKVVLQDLSDPTELSPEKCLRRMSLIVRSMHEDAIKALLESDEELAEDVTRRDSEIDRLCWLMMKQYNMMAADPRLAEKLGVTPEKALAFLLAARMVERIGDHAERISLTIKTLPRDKAPIDIRNRILSESATALAIFDRSLAALFSEDLAGANGAIDMRDKLSKAHDSLMHSIQAMRGTRAVTFATVVESIARTGFYATDISEFAINLIEGRTTPGIVAEG, from the coding sequence ATGGTGGAATCGAGAGCGTTGCAATTCACTGGAGGCGCGACTTACGCCTTGTCATTGCCGAAGGATTGGGTCACAGGCAGCGGACTCGGCAAGGGCGATCGCATAGTGATCTCAAGGCAACCGGACGGGTCGCTGGTCCTACGCGCGGACTCGCAGACACGGACCGCACGAACGCCGAAGGTGATCGAATCGGCCGGCGAGCCGGGAGCGCACCTGTTGAGAAGGCTCATCGGCGCATACGTCGCTGGCCACGGGACGATCGAGGTGCGCTTCAAAGGGAAGATGGATCCCGGCCTGAAACGGGTGACGCGCGACTTTGCGAAGACGGCCATCGGACCCGAGATCGTGGAGGAGACCACCAATAAGGTCGTGCTCCAGGATCTATCCGACCCGACCGAGCTGAGCCCGGAGAAGTGCCTTCGCAGGATGTCGCTCATCGTGCGCTCCATGCACGAGGACGCGATCAAAGCGCTCCTCGAGTCTGATGAAGAGTTGGCAGAGGACGTGACGAGACGCGACTCCGAGATCGACCGGCTCTGTTGGCTCATGATGAAACAATACAATATGATGGCGGCAGACCCACGCCTCGCGGAGAAACTGGGAGTAACGCCCGAAAAGGCGCTTGCGTTCCTTCTCGCGGCAAGGATGGTGGAACGGATCGGCGACCACGCGGAACGAATCTCGCTCACGATCAAGACGCTGCCACGGGACAAAGCCCCCATCGACATCCGAAACCGCATCTTGAGCGAAAGCGCCACGGCCCTCGCCATCTTCGACCGGTCGTTGGCCGCCCTTTTCTCCGAAGACCTTGCCGGTGCGAACGGGGCCATCGACATGCGCGACAAACTTTCCAAGGCCCACGATTCCCTGATGCACAGCATCCAGGCGATGCGGGGAACGCGCGCCGTCACCTTCGCGACCGTGGTCGAATCCATCGCGCGCACCGGATTCTATGCCACCGACATCTCGGAGTTTGCGATAAACCTCATTGAGGGAAGGACGACACCGGGCATCGTCGCGGAAGGCTAG
- a CDS encoding inorganic phosphate transporter, with protein sequence MEPLIIGVIIAALVFDFVNGFHDSANAIATVVGTRVLSPVQAVSMAAFFNLIGPFVLGVAVATTVGKGIVDTNAVTVTLVLAALIGAIVWDLITWWWGLPTSSSHALVGGLIGAAVAAAGWGPVFLPVASEFTGLVPLVLAGAIGTVGGYVGLALYTKDVLRLRTGLLAAAFGGLLGVPIALLWGGVKMGGVTKTVVFMVVSPVLGLAAGFVLCILVIRLASPIHSEKANSLFKRLQLISSAFFALNHGANDAQKVMGIIAVLLFASGDIDHFYVPDWVILSCAGAIALGTLFGGWRIVKTMATRITHLRPYQGFAAETGGGVVLTLMAAQGIPVSTTHAISASIMGVGATHRLSAVRWGVGRRIVGAWILTIPAAAFISFVSYVIVNAAGIA encoded by the coding sequence ATGGAACCATTGATAATCGGCGTGATAATCGCCGCGCTCGTCTTCGATTTCGTGAACGGTTTCCACGATTCTGCGAACGCGATCGCGACCGTTGTGGGGACGAGGGTCCTGTCTCCCGTGCAGGCCGTGTCCATGGCCGCGTTTTTCAACCTCATCGGTCCGTTCGTCCTCGGCGTCGCGGTCGCGACGACGGTGGGAAAAGGGATCGTCGATACGAACGCCGTGACGGTGACTCTTGTCCTTGCCGCCCTCATAGGGGCGATAGTCTGGGATCTCATCACGTGGTGGTGGGGACTGCCCACGTCGAGTAGTCACGCTCTCGTCGGAGGCCTCATCGGTGCTGCCGTCGCCGCAGCTGGATGGGGCCCGGTGTTCCTCCCGGTCGCGTCCGAGTTCACAGGACTCGTGCCGTTAGTCCTTGCCGGGGCGATTGGCACGGTCGGTGGCTACGTGGGTCTCGCCCTCTACACAAAAGACGTTTTGAGACTCCGGACGGGGCTCCTTGCAGCCGCGTTCGGAGGCCTCTTGGGCGTCCCTATCGCGTTGCTTTGGGGCGGGGTGAAGATGGGAGGGGTGACCAAGACCGTGGTCTTCATGGTGGTCTCACCTGTCCTGGGGCTCGCGGCCGGCTTCGTGCTCTGTATACTCGTGATCCGCCTCGCGTCTCCTATACATTCGGAGAAGGCGAATTCGCTCTTCAAGCGCCTCCAATTGATTTCATCGGCCTTCTTCGCTCTCAATCACGGGGCGAACGACGCGCAGAAGGTCATGGGCATCATCGCCGTGTTGCTCTTCGCGAGCGGTGACATCGACCACTTCTACGTGCCCGATTGGGTGATCCTTTCGTGCGCCGGCGCCATCGCGCTCGGGACGCTCTTCGGCGGCTGGCGCATCGTGAAGACGATGGCGACGAGGATCACGCACCTTAGGCCCTATCAGGGGTTTGCGGCGGAGACCGGAGGCGGTGTGGTCCTCACGTTGATGGCCGCGCAGGGGATTCCCGTGTCGACGACGCACGCGATAAGTGCCAGCATCATGGGCGTTGGCGCCACGCACCGGCTGTCCGCCGTCCGATGGGGCGTCGGGAGGCGCATCGTCGGCGCGTGGATACTCACGATTCCCGCGGCGGCGTTCATCAGCTTCGTTTCGTACGTCATCGTCAACGCCGCTGGCATCGCATAA
- the pcn gene encoding proliferating cell nuclear antigen (pcna), with protein sequence MFQAKCKAEVLRNIIESISSLVDEVKFHITPEGLSLKAVDPAHVAMVELTLKKAAFEDYKADEMDIGVDMEKLRDVLKLAGAEDEITLSHEDASNRLVIKIGNLTRSMSLVDTNGMTDPKVPKLDLPASVMIAASELERGIKASEAVSDHIAFIITPDHFELQAQGDTDVVNMRLEKDSLSHLRCKDKVKSLFSLDYLANMIKAAKGSAGIDMNLGSDYPVRMEFDIAGGNGHVTYLLAPRIESE encoded by the coding sequence ATGTTCCAAGCCAAGTGCAAAGCGGAAGTCCTCCGCAACATCATCGAATCCATCTCCAGCCTCGTCGACGAAGTCAAGTTCCACATCACGCCGGAAGGCCTCTCCCTTAAGGCCGTGGATCCGGCCCACGTCGCGATGGTCGAACTCACGCTCAAGAAGGCCGCCTTCGAGGACTACAAAGCCGACGAGATGGACATCGGCGTCGACATGGAGAAACTCCGCGACGTCTTGAAGCTCGCCGGTGCGGAGGACGAGATAACCTTGAGCCACGAGGACGCCTCGAACCGCCTCGTCATCAAGATCGGCAACCTCACCCGCAGCATGAGCCTCGTCGACACCAACGGCATGACGGACCCCAAGGTCCCAAAGCTCGACCTCCCGGCAAGCGTCATGATCGCGGCGTCCGAACTGGAACGCGGCATCAAGGCGTCGGAAGCGGTCTCCGACCATATCGCGTTCATCATTACACCCGACCACTTCGAGCTCCAGGCCCAAGGCGACACAGACGTCGTCAACATGAGACTCGAAAAGGACAGCCTCTCTCACCTAAGGTGCAAGGACAAGGTCAAGTCTCTCTTCTCGCTGGATTACCTCGCGAACATGATCAAGGCCGCGAAGGGCTCGGCGGGGATCGACATGAACCTCGGCTCGGATTATCCGGTCCGCATGGAGTTCGACATTGCCGGCGGGAACGGGCATGTGACGTACTTGCTGGCGCCGCGTATCGAATCCGAATGA